A window of Limosilactobacillus sp. WILCCON 0051 genomic DNA:
ACAGTTAATCAATTAAATATTATCACTGTTTACTTTCTTCAACAATTGTAGTGTTAATGTTTACATTTATATTTAGTAAATATATCATCAATTTATGAAAACGTTTTTCTTTTTGTAATAATTATTTTTATATTCTTTTCATAATTAACATAACATGTTCAATTTTAATTAAAAAATATCCTTTAAGCAGATTAAAATAATTTAATCGCTGATATGATCATTTGCGTTCAAAAATTTACCGAAAAACATTTTAACCATTCACTCGATAATTAGTTTTACATTATAAAAGCCTGAGCCGTTTCATTGCTGCGACTCAGGCTTTTTTATAAAATCTTATTTGCTAGTCAAATCTTTGCCCCATAATCACTAAATCCCGTTTTTGACCATCCAGTTCCGCAACGGCCGGCAAAAAGCCCCACTGTTCAAAACCGAACTTTCTGAATAGACCCAGACTTGGCTGATTATGCCCAAAAATATAAGCGGCCAGCGCAGTCACGTTTAAACTGGGCAGCTGGGCAATCACAAACTGGATGGCCTGCGACCCCAAGCCTTGATGCCGCACGTTCTGATCAATATAGATACTGACCTCAGCCGTGTGTTCATAGGCTGGCCGCCCATAAAACGGCTCCAGTCCTACCCATCCCCAAATCTCATCGGCATCGTTTCTGATAACCCATAACGGATGGGTTGGCGTAAAACTGTGAAACCATGCCTCGCGATCTGAAGTCATCAATGGTTCTAGATCCGCCGTGGCCAATCGTGAAGGAATAATCTGATTATAGATTTCAACAATCCGGCGCAGATCCTCATGCCTGGCCTTTTCAAAACGAATACTCAATTTGCTGCTCACCTCATTATTGTTTTTGCCAAATTATAGAAAAGCTTTCTTTTTTTAGCAAATTCGTCTCTGATCAGCCACTGGAAAGGTTTTCAAATTAAAGTTCGGTTAGAAGTGGCATTTCGACGTTGTTTTTTCAAGTTCAGCATGTTAATGTAGCAATACACCGAATTTTAACAATCTTAAATTTATTATTGTTCGTGTTTAATTATATAAGGGAGAGAGAAAACTATGACTAAGACAAGGAATCGTTATGGCGTCGCCTTCGCTGGTGTCGTTTTGCACTTAATGATCGGCGGCGTCTATGCCTGGAGCGTTTTTACCAAGCCAATCGCGCAACAGACGGGTTGGCGGGAAGCATCAGTCTCATTTGCGTTTAGCCTGGCCATCTTTTGTTTAGGAATGTCAGCTGCCTTTATGGGCCGGCTGGTAGAAAAGTTTGGCCCAACCGTTACTGGTACCATCTCGGCAATCTTTTACGGCTCCGGCATCATGCTGACCGGGGTTGCCATCCACACGCACCAACTTTGGCTGCTGTATCTGGCATATGGCGTCATTGGCGGACTGGGCTTGGGATCTGGCTACGTAACGCCGGTCTCTACGATTATCCGCTGGTTCCCTGACAAGCGTGGTTTGGCAACGGGTCTTGCGATCATGGGCTTTGGTTTTGCTGCACTGTTGACGGGTCCAATTGCTCAACAGCTGATGTCTAATGTTGGCCTTTCTGCAACTTTCTACGTCTTAGGCGCCTTCTACCTGGTTGTAATGCTGATTGCCGCTCAATTCATCAAAAAGCCGCGGCCAAATGAACTGCCAATGGCTATCGCGCAAAAAGCATCCCGCGTCAGCCTGACGAATGGTCAACAGCTGACGGCCAACGAAGCTGTTAAAACCCGAACTTTTGCTTTTCTGTGGCTGATGTTCTTCATCAACATTACGACGGGGATCGGTCTGGTCTCGGCTGCTTCGCCAATGGCCCAAGAAATGACTAAAATGAGCGCGGCTACGGCAGCCGTAATGGTTGGTATCTTAGGTCTGTTCAACGGTTTCGGCCGCTTGATCTGGGCTACGCTTTCTGACTGGATTGGCCGTCCACTGACCTACAGCCTGATTTTTATCGTTGACATTATTATGCTGATTATTCTGATTTTCTGCCAGGTACCCGCAATCTTCGCCATTGCTCTTTGCCTGCTGCTTTCCTGCTACGGTGCCGGTTTCTCCGTTATTCCAGCCTACCTGGGCGATGTTTTTGGCACCAAGGAACTAGGCGCAATTCATGGCTACGTGCTGACGGCTTGGGCAGTTGCCGGCATGGTCGGTCCCGTACTGCTTTCCGTTACGCACCAAGTTCTGCACAACTACTACGTTACTTTGCTGGCCTTTATCGTGATTGACGTGATCGCCATGCTGATCTCGCTTTGGATTCAACGTGATTTTGTTACTCCGAAAGAAGCCGCTGACGTAAAGTAATCCATTTTTTGTTAAAAACGACAAAATAATTTTTTTACCTTGCTAAATATACAGCTGTCTTCTGATTATACTTGGTTTTTTTAGACTGTTACCCTGCATAATTCTTTAAAAATTCTAATTTTATTGTTTACATTTGTCACTAATAACCGGTATGCTATTTGCAACGATTTTCGAAAGGAGGATTTCAACGCCATGATTAAGTCTGATTCAATGATGTGTTGTCAATGCATGTGCTGTACTGTAGTGTGCCGCGCACTATTTGGCATGCCATCACTGAATCAATCTGGACTTAGGTAATCGGACGTTGATCCCCAACAAAGCGCTTGCCATACCCAGGTAGGCGACCGGGCCGTGATTCCTTTGATGGAGTCACGGCCTTTTTTGTTGGTTTACTGCTATTATTCA
This region includes:
- a CDS encoding N-acetyltransferase family protein — encoded protein: MSIRFEKARHEDLRRIVEIYNQIIPSRLATADLEPLMTSDREAWFHSFTPTHPLWVIRNDADEIWGWVGLEPFYGRPAYEHTAEVSIYIDQNVRHQGLGSQAIQFVIAQLPSLNVTALAAYIFGHNQPSLGLFRKFGFEQWGFLPAVAELDGQKRDLVIMGQRFD
- a CDS encoding OFA family MFS transporter; amino-acid sequence: MTKTRNRYGVAFAGVVLHLMIGGVYAWSVFTKPIAQQTGWREASVSFAFSLAIFCLGMSAAFMGRLVEKFGPTVTGTISAIFYGSGIMLTGVAIHTHQLWLLYLAYGVIGGLGLGSGYVTPVSTIIRWFPDKRGLATGLAIMGFGFAALLTGPIAQQLMSNVGLSATFYVLGAFYLVVMLIAAQFIKKPRPNELPMAIAQKASRVSLTNGQQLTANEAVKTRTFAFLWLMFFINITTGIGLVSAASPMAQEMTKMSAATAAVMVGILGLFNGFGRLIWATLSDWIGRPLTYSLIFIVDIIMLIILIFCQVPAIFAIALCLLLSCYGAGFSVIPAYLGDVFGTKELGAIHGYVLTAWAVAGMVGPVLLSVTHQVLHNYYVTLLAFIVIDVIAMLISLWIQRDFVTPKEAADVK